Part of the Anopheles gambiae chromosome 3, idAnoGambNW_F1_1, whole genome shotgun sequence genome is shown below.
GTCCAGCAGACTGCGGAAAGAGAATGCAAATACGAAATGTTTATCAAACCTGGACGTGCAGTTTTCTTTTACCAACAGCAAGATTTGCCAACCTTCCCACGAACGGTTTACGCCCTTTTACGGGTAATTAAACAGTACAGAAGGATTAGCAGGAAAGTGATTGCCCCTTCATTGAACTCTCGCCTTCGACGAAATTGCAACCGATCGATACTTACGCGTCCATCCTGAAAAATCACGAGGCCGAGTTTTCCACCCAAAGCAAGCCAAAACCGACCAGTTTTAGGGGGTCTGGTGGAACGGTCGGTGATATTACAGCACGGGATACACTTTTCCTACGCCTAGCACAAGAAATAAACACACTTTTCCGACGATACTGCACGGCAAGCGGTATCGAAAATAACCTGCCCGTCTCTGGTGAATGTGTGTGCACTTTCAACTTATGCAAAAGACCAGGTAACGCCATTACGTGCTCGATTGACAGCTATCCTTCGTGATTGTACAGATTTGACATTTATCTGACAGATGTGCGATTTGAAtagctgttgttgttcgttGTCGGCCGTTGCTGACGATAAAATTTCTTCAGTTGTGGTAATTAACGGTCTGCTTATTTTCCTCCCATTCTTTTCGCACAATAAAGATTTGAATCGAAGGAGTCAAGATAATATATTCGCAAATCAAATCTAATCAGCAAGGGAGTCCGGACTCGCCAATCCTATCTATCCGGAGTAATTTGATTGAGCACTCGCCCCAAAATAAATCACCCAACTGGAAATAGAACAACTTTTAACGGAGGCAGTGTTATcgatttctgttttatttattcatcttCAAATATTCGTTTCACATCTATTGAACCCTTACTTCAACGTTTTCACCCGGGGCACTTCTAGGGATTggatcgacacacacacacattaaatgCGCTCTTAGTACGCTTTTCATCTTAAAAACGGCCTCCCGCTTCTTTTAACAACATCTATTCCAACCGATATCCGAACAAGTTTTCCCCATCTGGAGCAAACAGATAGGTCATCAATATTGTGTCTAAAATCTACGTTTACCTATTGAAGAGTCAACCCACGAAAAACAAGGCGAATGATACGAAATTGGTCAGAACGTAAGATACATGAAGAAAACGTGGCTGGAAACAATGTGAATAGAGaaggatggaaatgatttCTTTCGCCGTTTGCATGCGCGTATCAGGACAGAACACACCCGACCAACAAACCCCAGACAAACAAACCTCACCCAAACTACACATCCTAACCAGACCATACACGTACTTCTTCCGCCAACCTTCTCTAACTACACACCAAACACCTACGAAAGGACAACCTCCTAATCACAACTCCGCTACACCTACAACGAAGAAAGCTCTCGTTCAcgaatccttttcttttttattcaaatcgaACTCTAGATCAttttctgttgctttttttgttctctggTCGCActgggagggaaaaagattTCAGGAGGATATAAGGGTTGCTTGCTTGTGTAAGTATTCCGCGTCTATTTCAGGTACGCCAcctgtgtgcgcgtgtgtggtGCCGTGTGTTGTATCCTAAGCCGACGACCGGAGACGACGTTCTGGCAGatgtcctcctcctcctcaccctccttcttttccttccccGATCGATCCTTTACATCGCATTCTTGAACAAATGATTCTCTCCTAAAATCGTGCGCATAAATATATAGCAGCACTATCTGCGGAGCGATTGCCTCATACTACACCTAAACGACGACGACCTAACACAACATCCCCACCCAAACCCACATAATGGCCCATATGTTTAGTCCCACCTTCCCTTTTCTCCCCACTTGAACTAAAGGTGTTTAATCCTAACATTAAGACCCTAACATACCCACAACATCCCCACCCACCACTCCCCTTCTTCTCATTCCTTCTTCCGTAGCAGCATTGTGACAGACCAGAGTAATAAGGGAAAATTAGATTCAAAGGGAACATTCATTATCCAAACTCTCCTTGAAATGCGCGCAAAACATGTGGTTTAAGTTTTCCTTACTAGTAAagaatttattgtttattactTCTCGGGCTCTTCCGTTTTCACTGAATATCAAGAGACAAAAAACTAATCCGTTTGCGTATTCGGGCGCACGCGTGAacaacacacgcgcgcgcaccctACACACCGCCGACGCACGTTGTAATGGCATGGTCAAAAAGggggatgatgatgtttgAACGAACTGAATCAAACATGGCTACTAACCGACACACTACTACTCCTCTCTTCTGCTATAACCCCCCCCTCGCTTCTGTTATCTTCTTCCTATGCTGCCGACTGCTCTGCACAAGTTTTCCCAGAACTTCGTACATGTTTTCGAAGGGTAGTGTATCATATGAAGACCAAGACACAAATGACCGAGTACCCCCCTTTTCCTGTGATCCTGGCAAAGAAGATATATGGCCCCAGAGATCGTTCAGAGAGGAAAGGGGATCATCATCAGTAGACTTGTGTCAGAGCCCAGTTCATAGAACACATTTCCCCGCAGAGTCAAAACAAGTTCGCAGGAGCCCCAGTGCACATTTGCTGCCACCTCTCTCGCTACCTCATTTCCTTGGGAGGAAGGACCGTGGCCTTTCCTAACGCATTTGCGAAATACATGAGAGACTGGGGGGAGATGACACAGAAGAGTACGTGTGTCGTTGTGTCAATATGAGAGTGTGTAGAtgttgtgtacgtgtgtttgtatcCAGTATGTGCAGCATAcatgggtgtgtgcgtgttgtgttttgtgtatttttgtgggTGTTTAAAAAACAGTGTCTCCCTCCCCCTCTACTGCTGTGGGGTACACTTCCTACCGctgatattattattaattacatTATTAGAGTTACCCCCCTTTTTCCCTAAACTCTGTTCCCTGGCTTCCCTAACCACACTAAGAATAATTTTTATCTTCCTTTGTAAaagtgtatttgttttttaatgttacttttgtatttttttttgtcactcACTTACAAAACCTGATTGTAAAAACAAATTAGAAAGAGATTTCGGCGCGACAGATGGTCGTGCGCGCCCTTGTGTGttcgatataaaaaaaatggaggaGAAGAAATGTAATCATCGATTTGGCTGACGAcccccacacaccacaccaaacaCCATTCGCGCCTTTTCCTTCTCACTCTCCTCCTTCCGCTTTCTGcatccacctcctcctcctcatcctgCGCTCCTGCTGtgctttttcctttccttgccTTCCTCTCCTTTACGATTCCATTTCtgatctttctctctcacacttcTTTTtatcaatcatcatcatcattacttAATCACGGCCTTCcttgaaaaagaaacaaaaaaacacgaaaattaAGGAGGATCATCAAACGGGCAAAACACGCTTTGCTAGAGAAATGTGATGCGACGGCCGAGTgttttctcgcgtgtggtgtGTGCCTGTCGCAACACATCTATCTAAAGCAAAATCTaagtgaagagaaaaaaaaccaaaaggaGGAAAACGTGAGGAGAGATGATTATGCCTGGTGGCTGGTAGGTGAGAGGCGCGCGCAATGCATTGGTTTTTCGaattaagaaaataaaataatactaaaTAGTTCTAGAGGCTCGCAAAACAAgggtaaaataataataataataatagtataaAAAAGGTACAATTACATTACTGGTCGGTTAGTGCTGCTTTTTCTACGGTAGTTTACACAATTTGGGGAGGGATCGGTGTTAACCTTCTTTCTCTACACGCTCCGATTCTAATGCATCGATCTAACATCCTTCTCTAATTCTTTACCCTTCTTCGAAACCAGGAGAAAACGCACCTAACTCTTCTTCCGGGAAGTGCGTagaaccacacaaaaaaagcggaAACGGGACATTTGGCACGCGACATCCACGCGCACACTCCAAATACTCTCTCTCAAAGGGGTATTAGTTTGAATGCGGAACGGTCGCGTACACCCCCTCCCAGTAGCATTCGGACGCAATCATGTGTCTGTAATGTTATTAAAAGCTATCGCTAATTTGGTGAAAAATATTGGAATGTTGATTGAAACGTGGGTGTTGTGCTGTGCCCCCCCAACAACTGACATGAGATGGTGGATCATACACATGCGTAATCAACGATGAAACTGTCTGCAGAAACTGCTGATCCTGCGCACCGTTTCATCGTGATATTtatgagagtgtgtgtatgtgtatgttgtgGGAGATGTATGATAGAGAACATAAAAGTAAACATTAAACATGAACACGGTACTTGTGTCTACTAAAGCTACGATATCCCTTCTCCTCTCCACTTGCACGCATGTATAGCTTGAAGCTAGTGATGTAGGACAAGAGAGAAAGTAAAGCGCTCCTCTGTGACAGTTGCACAGGCAAACGCTCCTACGTGGCCTTTTGTCCTTGCACATCCTTCAGTGCACTTATGCCATATAGCTTGGTGGTCGCGGCTGGTTCAGCACATAGCtgacaacacacaaaacacgacaCACACAGCCGGCCAGCATAAATGCAACAACTATACGCGTACGTGGCATTATACTAAGCTTTTTGTTCTAAGAGAAACCCCCCCCAAACAAGATACAGAGGACGTTCACAATCGacatggaaaataaaaatccaaATTATACCTCCTGCTTTTACCCTTTCCccaccctcctcctcctcttcacACTCGAGGGGGTGGTGGGTTGTGTTGGTTGGTGGGtggcgtgtgttgtgttgtcaTGGTCATCTTTTCTTccaaattcttccaaaaatgcttcttcttcttgtaaCTCATCATTTCAAAGAGACAGAGGAGGAACACAACAAACATGTATCCATCATACCACTATCGAAACTTGAATCAAGGGGGGTAAAGAAGGGGCGGGGGCAGACATTTCCCATAAAATTATGCGCGTTTGGCCTggttgtttttggttgttcAATAGGTAAAACTCTATTTTTCCACTTGTcattttacgtttttttagttcgttttcatttcaattttgtGTAAAGTTGTGTGTGACGCGGTGGCAAGTTGATAGATCTTTTTTGGTTAGTGAACAGTAGGTAGCAGTATTAGGGTAGTAGTTTTGATGAAGAAGGAATCTTTTTGACGGTTTATCAAACTGTCGGAAAGCCTTTCATTATACTGACGGGGGGTGCCGGGAGGGGTGTGGTTTTAGAGGGTTATTTTACTAGTACGATGTACGTAGCAGGGTCAGTATTCAGGAATACTGGGACTGGGGACAGCGAGGACTGTCCTCAAGTAGTGCGTTGGCTGTTCTGTTTCCGGCGTGTAAGACagggggagagaaagagatggctGTGGTTTTGTAGTTGAAGTAAGGCCCCGAACATTTacacaataaattaaaaataattattttaaggTTAGTGATTAGTTCAGTCGCTCTCATCTCCAGACTCGTCATCTTCATCCTCCGAATccttctttttgctctttttgacAACTTTCTTTgcacctttctttttcttggttCCGGCGTCCTTGCTTCCTCCGTTTCGCTCGAAGTCTTGCATCTGTTTGTTGTACTCATCCTTCATCTTGGCCGCCTTGTATTCCCACTCCTGTTGAGTAAATTGAGCGCGTTTGTAAAATAACAGAACAAAGATGTTAGCACGTCggtttttttgggtttgttgTTCTTTAGCAGTGTGTATCATATATTAAAccaaaattattcaacaaaaaggcaaataatatATCAACACAGGCAATACTTACCGACTTATCCTTCATTCCTCTCCACAGCTCTCCGCCCTTTTTGGCGATTTCTGTCACTTTAATTCCGGGGTTCTCCTTCTTGATCTGTTCGCGGGCCGAATTCAGCCACAGCATGTACGCTGATAGAGGACGCTTTGGTTTCTCAGCCATGGTAGCAATTACTTTTCGTGTTTTTGCTAGGTTTTAGTCacaaacaattaaaatgtCCTGAAAATACAGCAGAGGAAGAACGCAAGTTAATAAAATGAACTAACGACCACACGACAAGGAGGAAGAGGGATTCAATCGAAATCACAAGAAATTACAAAATGGATACTGCTATTTCACCCATCTTCACCACCCATCGTCGTGTCATAAAGaaggaaatttgaatttttccgTTTTTCGTCGTAACCCCCTTTTAACGCTCTCCCATCTTTCATGCACCCATTAgcgaaacaaacaagacaacaTGGCACGACTGCGCGCAGAACAACACAGGAGAAAGACCATTTTCATTAGGCTCTAACCACTACCGCCCCTTGAAAACCGTTTACAGCAGTGTGCATGAAACGACTCTTCTTCCTCTGTGTGCGGTAGTTATGAGCATCTCGGCATCTTCTTTCGTGCCGTTTCTCGCAACACTTGTCCCTGGCGCTATGAGTATCTTTTCCCAACTCATCCCCTCCCCATCATTTCTATTTCTACCAACAAAAAGCAGGGCCAATTTTTAAACGCATAACATCGTAACAAAACCTGAATTTGACTTTTGCTTCAACGCAAATGGGTTGCAAAAATGTGCTCTCAACATACATATCACGACGAACACTGTTACTGCTGTACCACCGTTCAGAAGCGTGAGTTCCCTCAAGGCAAGAAAATATTATAAGATGATGACGTTGATGGCATTTATTGGTGATGTGTCCCCACTGCTCCTCTTGTCTTATGTTTGCTTCTCTTTAGTGTACGACGATACACGACAGGCGCTGTACTGTTTCATCGCACTACCCCGTGATCCCTTCTCCACCTTTTAACCCAACAGCCACATAACGTCGTCATGTaacgcctcctcctcctctttccCTTGGCGACGGTGgccccacacaaacacagtagATCTCCTTAACTCATCAAAGTATTCTCTTTAGGTCCCCTGTTCTCTATTCGGGGCTATTTTTTGCTGACAAAATATGCTGCTTATGCGttcttctctcgctctccgaCCTATTGATTCCAATCCGAGAACTGTTGAGTGGTTGTGTGGATGCCTTTCTGTGTGCTGCTGGCAGGCAGGTTCTCACGCAGAATGGAACGAACACACCGTAAACGTTCGACACAGAGAGAAgagcaaagaaaataaaaaagatgaTACGACGCGCACACGCAGCTGCCCTTGTGTGTCGCTGCGACCGTCAAACGCGCGTTCTCACCTAGGGAAGAAAACGTGCTCTTGACTACCTCCCTCTTGGTGTGCGCTCGCATGCGTTCGCTTCTTCCACACCACCGTGTGTCGACAAAACCCAAGCCACTCAAAAATCCGCTTGCCCAACACACAAGCTTCCTTCATATATCTGTGGCTAAAAAGGGAGCAACGGCGCTGTGTGGTTGGTTGTGTACCGGGCCCAAGAAAGAGGAAACTTGCTTGTGAAATCTGATGAAATTGG
Proteins encoded:
- the LOC4577482 gene encoding mobility group protein 1A isoform X3, whose amino-acid sequence is MAEKPKRPLSAYMLWLNSAREQIKKENPGIKVTEIAKKGGELWRGMKDKSEWEYKAAKMKDEYNKQMQDFERNGGSKDAGTKKKKGRD
- the LOC4577482 gene encoding mobility group protein 1A isoform X2, with amino-acid sequence MAEKPKRPLSAYMLWLNSAREQIKKENPGIKVTEIAKKGGELWRGMKDKSEWEYKAAKMKDEYNKQMQDFERNGGSKDAGTKKKKGRP
- the LOC4577482 gene encoding mobility group protein 1A isoform X1, with translation MAEKPKRPLSAYMLWLNSAREQIKKENPGIKVTEIAKKGGELWRGMKDKSEWEYKAAKMKDEYNKQMQDFERNGGSKDAGTKKKKGAKKVVKKSKKKDSEDEDDESGDESD